Proteins found in one Cellulomonas palmilytica genomic segment:
- a CDS encoding NADPH-dependent F420 reductase, which produces MTTYGIIGAGHIGSQVARVVVGLGHDVVIANSRGPHTLVDLVAELGDRARAATAQEAAEAADVAVVTVPLHAIGSIPVEPLAGKVVLDTNNYYWERDGRIDALDRGETTTSALLQEHLPKSKVVKAFNHIVAAEITTDGKPAGAPDRRALVVSSDFPEAARLVTELYDAAGYDAVDVSPLSESWRIERDRPGYGVPLTRTELEDALAKATRTV; this is translated from the coding sequence ATGACCACCTACGGAATCATCGGCGCCGGTCACATCGGCAGCCAGGTCGCCCGCGTCGTCGTCGGACTCGGCCACGACGTCGTCATCGCCAACTCGCGCGGCCCGCACACGCTCGTCGACCTCGTCGCCGAGCTCGGGGACCGCGCGCGGGCCGCCACCGCGCAGGAGGCCGCCGAGGCCGCCGACGTCGCGGTCGTCACCGTCCCGCTGCACGCCATCGGCTCGATCCCGGTCGAGCCGCTCGCCGGGAAGGTCGTGCTCGACACCAACAACTACTACTGGGAGCGCGACGGCCGCATCGACGCGCTCGACCGGGGCGAGACGACGACGTCCGCGCTGCTGCAGGAGCACCTGCCCAAGTCCAAGGTCGTCAAGGCGTTCAACCACATCGTCGCCGCCGAGATCACCACCGACGGCAAGCCCGCCGGGGCGCCCGACCGCCGGGCGCTCGTCGTGTCGAGCGACTTCCCCGAGGCCGCTCGGCTGGTCACCGAGCTGTACGACGCGGCCGGGTACGACGCGGTCGACGTGTCGCCACTGTCGGAGTCGTGGCGCATCGAGCGCGACCGGCCCGGGTACGGCGTCCCGCTCACGCGCACCGAGCTGGAGGACGCGCTCGCGAAGGCGACGCGCACCGTCTGA
- a CDS encoding carbon starvation CstA family protein gives MASTTSTLPQYTDDEAAHIQRDDAGVPVGIVERPRWTPARIAVWVAVALVGALGWTMLAIVRGEEVNTIWFVVTAVASYAIAYRFYALYVQRRIMRPDDTRATPAERVNNGRDFDPTDRRVLYGHHFAAIAGAGPLVGPVLAAQMGYLPGTLWIIFGVIVAGGVQDMLVLFYSMRRGGRSLGQMARDEIGRFGGTVAIIVVFVMLMIVLAVLALVCVNALAESPWGVFSVGCTIPIALLMGLYLRFLRPGRVSEVSIIGFGLLLAAIIGGRYVAESSWGEFFHLSPTTLVVCMVIYGFLAAVLPVWLLLTPRDYLSTFMKVGTIIVLAIGIVVVRPVAQMPDFTEFAFNTEGPVFAGALFPFLFITIACGALSGMHAMVSSGTTPKMIQKESQARMIGYGGMLMESFVAIMALAAAVSLNQGIYFSMNMSAASIEATAGSSYSAEATPEQNAEAAIANLGVSDPAGNQPEIVWETEIAGDEVTLTGAEALEAVADDVGEPSVVSRTGGAPTLAVGMANILHHVVGGKAMMAFWYHFAIMFEALFILSAVDAVTRVARFQLGDAIGNLVPRFRDPGWRVGSWLTTGVVVAAWGSLLLMGVTDPNGGIRTLFPLFGIANQLIAACALVIVTVMVVKKGYVRWAWIPLVPLAIDTATTFTASFQKIFSDDVALGYWALNRKAQDAIDSGTLSGQALADAQATVRNTAIQGTLSIAFVVMVSALMVAATLTVVKALRAGAGRGQDVGTSEDPPQQSHFYAPSGLLVPTPLERKVEAEHAVVGDPALLRGAHH, from the coding sequence ATGGCCAGCACGACGAGCACGTTGCCGCAGTACACCGACGACGAGGCGGCGCACATCCAGAGGGACGACGCAGGGGTCCCCGTCGGGATCGTCGAGCGGCCGCGGTGGACCCCCGCGCGCATCGCGGTGTGGGTCGCGGTCGCGCTCGTCGGGGCGCTGGGCTGGACGATGCTCGCGATCGTCCGCGGCGAGGAGGTCAACACGATCTGGTTCGTCGTGACGGCCGTCGCGTCGTACGCGATCGCGTACCGCTTCTACGCGCTGTACGTGCAGCGCCGGATCATGCGTCCCGACGACACGCGCGCGACCCCCGCGGAGCGGGTCAACAACGGCCGCGACTTCGACCCCACCGATCGGCGCGTGCTGTACGGCCACCACTTCGCGGCGATCGCCGGCGCGGGCCCGCTCGTCGGCCCCGTGCTCGCGGCCCAGATGGGCTACCTGCCGGGCACGCTGTGGATCATCTTCGGCGTCATCGTCGCGGGCGGCGTGCAGGACATGCTCGTGCTGTTCTACTCGATGCGCCGCGGCGGGCGGTCCCTCGGTCAGATGGCCCGCGACGAGATCGGCCGGTTCGGCGGGACCGTCGCGATCATCGTCGTGTTCGTCATGCTCATGATCGTCCTGGCCGTGCTCGCCCTCGTCTGCGTCAACGCGCTCGCCGAGTCGCCCTGGGGCGTGTTCTCCGTCGGCTGCACCATCCCGATCGCGCTGCTCATGGGCCTGTACCTGCGGTTCCTGCGGCCCGGACGGGTCAGCGAGGTCTCGATCATCGGGTTCGGGCTGCTGCTCGCCGCGATCATCGGCGGCCGGTACGTCGCGGAGTCCTCGTGGGGCGAGTTCTTCCACCTGAGCCCCACGACGCTCGTCGTCTGCATGGTGATCTACGGCTTCCTCGCCGCCGTGCTGCCGGTGTGGCTGCTGCTCACGCCGCGCGACTACCTGTCGACGTTCATGAAGGTCGGCACGATCATCGTGCTCGCCATCGGGATCGTCGTGGTGCGGCCCGTCGCGCAGATGCCGGACTTCACCGAGTTCGCGTTCAACACCGAAGGCCCCGTGTTCGCGGGTGCGCTGTTCCCGTTCCTGTTCATCACCATCGCGTGCGGCGCGCTGTCCGGCATGCACGCGATGGTCTCCTCGGGCACGACCCCCAAGATGATCCAGAAGGAGTCGCAGGCCCGCATGATCGGGTACGGCGGCATGCTCATGGAGTCGTTCGTCGCGATCATGGCGCTCGCGGCGGCGGTGTCCCTCAACCAGGGCATCTACTTCTCGATGAACATGTCGGCCGCGTCGATCGAGGCGACCGCCGGCTCGTCGTACTCGGCCGAGGCGACACCCGAGCAGAACGCCGAGGCGGCCATCGCGAACCTCGGTGTGTCCGACCCCGCCGGGAACCAGCCGGAGATCGTCTGGGAGACCGAGATCGCCGGCGACGAGGTCACGCTCACCGGCGCGGAGGCGCTCGAGGCCGTGGCCGACGACGTGGGCGAGCCCTCCGTGGTGTCCCGCACCGGCGGCGCCCCGACCCTCGCCGTGGGGATGGCGAACATCCTGCACCACGTCGTCGGCGGCAAGGCCATGATGGCGTTCTGGTACCACTTCGCGATCATGTTCGAGGCGCTGTTCATCCTGTCCGCGGTCGACGCCGTCACCCGCGTCGCCCGGTTCCAGCTCGGCGACGCGATCGGCAACCTCGTGCCCCGGTTCCGCGACCCCGGGTGGCGCGTCGGCTCGTGGCTCACCACGGGCGTCGTCGTCGCCGCGTGGGGGTCGCTGCTGCTCATGGGCGTCACCGATCCCAACGGCGGGATCAGGACCCTGTTCCCGCTGTTCGGCATCGCGAACCAGCTCATCGCCGCGTGCGCCCTGGTGATCGTCACCGTGATGGTCGTCAAGAAGGGCTACGTCCGATGGGCGTGGATCCCGCTCGTGCCGCTCGCGATCGACACCGCGACCACATTCACCGCGTCGTTCCAGAAGATCTTCTCCGACGACGTCGCGCTCGGGTACTGGGCGCTCAACCGCAAGGCCCAGGACGCGATCGACTCCGGCACCCTCAGCGGTCAGGCGCTCGCGGACGCCCAGGCCACGGTCCGCAACACCGCGATCCAGGGGACGCTGTCCATCGCGTTCGTCGTCATGGTCTCGGCGCTCATGGTCGCCGCCACCCTGACGGTCGTGAAGGCGCTGCGCGCCGGCGCCGGGCGGGGCCAGGACGTCGGCACCAGCGAGGACCCGCCGCAGCAGTCGCACTTCTACGCGCCGTCCGGGCTGCTGGTCCCGACCCCGCTCGAGCGCAAGGTCGAGGCCGAGCACGCCGTCGTCGGCGACCCCGCCCTGCTGCGCGGAGCGCACCACTGA
- a CDS encoding CstA-like transporter-associated (seleno)protein, with amino-acid sequence MRRALAGVRWYVRELTGEAAYDRYVAAHAGADHPPLTRAQWWRARDDAREHTAHESCC; translated from the coding sequence GTGCGCCGAGCCCTCGCGGGCGTGCGCTGGTACGTGCGCGAGCTCACCGGCGAGGCCGCGTACGACCGGTACGTCGCCGCGCACGCGGGAGCGGACCACCCGCCGCTCACGCGCGCGCAGTGGTGGCGGGCCCGCGACGACGCGCGCGAGCACACCGCGCACGAGAGCTGCTGCTGA
- a CDS encoding nitroreductase/quinone reductase family protein, producing MPDERAPWLPPHAVVRSVWAVHRALLRATRGRVGLWRARPDRWGTLRLTTTGRRTGEPRDVILSYLEDGGDLVVLETNGWAAGEPAWLLNLRAHPDATVTLPGRSLAVRAHEATGPERERLRARWSQVEWRVDGFEARRGVPSAVVVLAPR from the coding sequence GTGCCCGACGAGCGAGCACCCTGGCTGCCGCCGCACGCGGTCGTGCGGTCCGTCTGGGCCGTGCACCGTGCCCTGCTGCGCGCGACCCGCGGACGCGTCGGGCTGTGGCGAGCACGCCCCGACCGGTGGGGGACGCTCCGGCTCACGACGACGGGGCGGCGCACGGGCGAGCCCCGCGACGTGATCCTCAGCTACCTCGAGGACGGGGGTGACCTCGTGGTGCTCGAGACGAACGGCTGGGCCGCGGGCGAGCCCGCCTGGCTGCTCAACCTCCGCGCGCACCCCGACGCGACCGTCACGCTCCCGGGGCGCTCCCTCGCCGTGCGGGCGCACGAGGCGACCGGTCCCGAGCGGGAGCGGCTGCGGGCCCGGTGGTCGCAGGTCGAGTGGCGCGTCGACGGGTTCGAGGCGCGGCGCGGGGTGCCCAGCGCGGTCGTCGTCCTGGCGCCGCGCTGA
- a CDS encoding leucine-rich repeat domain-containing protein — MLAALVVLAAVVGVVVANAQRDRPVELVALDETFSDEGLRGCVAQTLGVGATASVPRDDLAGLTVLSCSFPEPDVISLEGLRHLARLEDLSLVGTSASTIGRASNLPRLKHLSLTATGIRDLSQLTALPALTSLSLADPCWDIGEPYDLDALAEVDSLTELSLDCLDVPDLAPVGRLTGLTQLSLGALTTRDLRPLSALTSVEVLVISELPGADLQPLSGLTSLRAVRVEDMGKVDLTPFADLRELVSVAVLRSEVADLTPVASLPELSILDLSWSTVGSLGPLAELPALDQLRLVDTVAPAVDSITLDGVEIHR, encoded by the coding sequence GTGCTCGCTGCGCTCGTGGTGCTCGCGGCGGTGGTGGGGGTCGTCGTCGCGAACGCGCAGCGCGACCGTCCGGTCGAGCTCGTCGCGCTCGACGAGACGTTCTCCGACGAGGGCCTGCGAGGCTGCGTCGCGCAGACCCTCGGGGTCGGCGCGACCGCGTCGGTCCCGCGGGACGATCTCGCGGGCCTCACCGTGCTGAGCTGCAGCTTCCCGGAGCCCGACGTGATCTCGCTCGAGGGTCTGCGGCACCTGGCCAGGCTCGAGGACCTGTCCCTCGTGGGCACGTCGGCCTCGACGATCGGCCGGGCGAGCAACCTCCCCCGTCTGAAGCACCTCAGCCTCACCGCGACCGGGATCCGCGACCTGTCCCAGCTCACCGCCCTGCCCGCGCTCACGTCGTTGAGCCTGGCCGACCCGTGCTGGGACATCGGGGAGCCGTACGACCTGGACGCGCTCGCCGAGGTGGACTCGCTCACCGAGCTGAGCCTCGACTGCCTCGACGTGCCGGACCTCGCACCGGTGGGGCGGCTGACCGGGCTGACGCAGCTGTCCCTCGGGGCGCTGACCACGCGGGACCTGCGCCCGCTGAGCGCGCTCACGTCCGTCGAGGTCCTGGTGATCAGCGAGCTGCCGGGCGCCGACCTCCAGCCGCTGAGCGGGCTCACGTCGCTGCGCGCGGTGCGGGTCGAGGACATGGGGAAGGTCGACCTCACGCCGTTCGCCGACCTGCGCGAGCTCGTCTCCGTCGCCGTGCTCAGGAGCGAGGTCGCGGACCTCACGCCCGTCGCGTCGTTGCCCGAGCTCAGCATCCTCGACCTCTCGTGGTCGACGGTCGGCTCCCTGGGTCCGCTCGCGGAGCTCCCCGCGCTCGACCAGCTCCGGCTCGTCGACACGGTCGCTCCGGCCGTCGACTCGATCACGCTCGACGGCGTCGAGATCCACCGCTGA
- a CDS encoding cupin domain-containing protein, which translates to MAQRLDAARASAHGRDAQIVVHDGVLRQSVIALVAGSELAEHNSPPAASLQVLVGRVRVTGLDESEVAAGHLTVLTHERHAVLALEDSVFLLTTVTSLDPSQRTD; encoded by the coding sequence GTGGCACAGCGACTCGACGCGGCGCGGGCGTCCGCGCACGGCCGGGACGCGCAGATCGTCGTGCACGACGGCGTGCTGCGGCAGTCGGTGATCGCCCTCGTGGCGGGCTCGGAGCTCGCCGAGCACAACTCACCGCCCGCGGCGAGCCTGCAGGTGCTCGTCGGACGCGTCCGCGTGACCGGGCTCGACGAGTCCGAGGTCGCCGCCGGGCACCTCACCGTCCTCACGCACGAGCGCCACGCGGTCCTCGCGCTCGAGGACTCGGTGTTCCTCCTCACCACGGTCACGAGCCTCGACCCCAGCCAGCGCACCGACTGA
- a CDS encoding GNAT family N-acetyltransferase, giving the protein MTGPIRPHPTVDPRPARADDVVAIHALRRSLEDWMAARGLDQWPVGSLPAERIAAQVADGQWWVLHDDEGLRGCLRLVSPDVDYWGEDDTPALYVHGLMVARRASGTGLGRALAEWADGRARAAGAQWLRLDHRASNEHLDDVYRSWGFQEVARTDRPGFVVVLMQRPLP; this is encoded by the coding sequence GTGACCGGACCGATCCGCCCGCACCCGACCGTGGATCCGCGCCCGGCCCGGGCCGACGACGTCGTCGCGATCCACGCGCTGCGACGCTCGCTCGAGGACTGGATGGCCGCGCGCGGGCTGGACCAGTGGCCCGTGGGGTCGCTGCCGGCCGAGCGGATCGCGGCGCAGGTCGCCGACGGGCAGTGGTGGGTGCTGCACGACGACGAGGGGCTGCGCGGCTGTCTGCGGCTCGTGAGCCCGGACGTCGACTACTGGGGAGAGGACGACACGCCCGCGCTGTACGTGCACGGGCTGATGGTGGCGCGGCGCGCCTCCGGCACGGGGCTCGGGCGGGCGCTCGCGGAGTGGGCGGACGGGCGGGCCCGCGCGGCGGGCGCGCAGTGGCTGCGGCTGGACCATCGCGCGTCGAACGAGCACCTCGACGACGTGTACCGCTCGTGGGGCTTCCAGGAGGTCGCGCGGACCGACCGCCCGGGCTTCGTCGTCGTCCTCATGCAACGCCCCCTCCCCTGA
- a CDS encoding DUF4334 domain-containing protein, with amino-acid sequence MSHADDLAALEPRCTLTDALALFDALPAVTTRDVHGRWRGRELATGHPWDGVLRAAGWWGKDLHDDEGVHPLLMAGRRGPFPLEPRLVPLQLVGRTPLVAVHAARRVLRVAEPLVRARTPGARLREITVRGVTSAAMVYDHLPVVDSFRRVDDRTLLGLMDARPAPRPFLFVLTRP; translated from the coding sequence ATGAGCCACGCCGACGACCTCGCCGCGCTCGAGCCGCGCTGCACGCTCACCGACGCACTCGCGCTGTTCGACGCGCTGCCCGCGGTCACCACGCGCGACGTGCACGGCCGGTGGCGCGGCCGCGAGCTCGCCACCGGGCACCCGTGGGACGGCGTGCTGCGCGCCGCGGGCTGGTGGGGCAAGGACCTGCACGACGACGAGGGCGTGCACCCGCTGCTCATGGCCGGCCGCCGCGGGCCGTTCCCGCTCGAGCCGCGGCTCGTGCCGCTGCAGCTCGTCGGACGCACGCCCCTGGTCGCGGTGCACGCCGCCCGCCGCGTGCTGCGCGTCGCGGAGCCGCTCGTCCGTGCCCGCACGCCCGGCGCGCGGCTGCGGGAGATCACCGTGCGCGGCGTGACGAGCGCGGCGATGGTCTACGACCACCTGCCGGTCGTCGACTCGTTCCGCCGGGTCGACGACCGCACGCTCCTGGGCCTCATGGACGCCCGACCGGCGCCGCGCCCGTTCCTCTTCGTCCTCACCCGCCCTTGA
- a CDS encoding helix-turn-helix transcriptional regulator: protein MTADVPPSVVSGGEGAVGAPTTAWPRVPEGAVVRTRLLDRLDRVDPVGVLRAAPGLGRTLLAAHWAQRQHERGRVVVWVAGTGRRDRPPLTWTAVRDALAAALRHAGTDVPDDPDPGRLAAAVDSRDAPVVLVVDDADDLAAPDDVDALTRLVTAAHGLRTLLVTGTRFPLRPPAARHPVAAALDDRLDVTTFATRDLAFTADELREAAASWGHPVDDRMLTCLLDLVGGWPALARTVLDDTGPDDEEPATAAVRAFVRDVVLPDVTDAPLLDSAMLLAVPVDLTEHTAQIVLDLARRHDLSPVPDPLLPLEAVGVVNRLPAVRDTPQRWAVPAVWRDELRARLAEKHPALVVDAHRALAQDALAAHPPDARRAVEHAALAQDWTLLESVWLEFGTYLVATGGAPVGAWYAKIPDQVAASSSILAMARSVARRGGISQDDAGALVLRLMTELGTLALEGAWRSRSPQGRWTAAAAALVAARARGDLRRAMTVLRDTEVAAARAGNGGAATRSYWWFLVQAGRTALLDGDVGAAVELPARAFALADPYRAPDILAAAAAHVALVHALDGSLVEADRWLVRHDEVLDPDWSPRVRDGAADVARAIVATDRLDLPALDDALSRATDVAPSPDVTWPFLVRARVRRAVLFGDPEIGLAQLEQMERSHHVWLSQPGLVHRISLRVRAELLLALGEFHRVADLLQETDPTGVWGDVPRARWLLLTGDPQRALRAATVGGRRRRVNLADRFDLWVLEAWAAHEVGRTEQAVHAFASAQRHAREHGTLRAFAHLPASVRDDLAAQTGRPFDDAARARFATIGRVVPDPGTLVPLTPRERAVLQLLAQHETNRQVADALTVSVNTVRKQVLSIYTKLGVHDRTEALRRAHELGLLGAG, encoded by the coding sequence ATGACGGCCGATGTGCCGCCGTCCGTGGTCAGCGGCGGCGAGGGGGCGGTCGGAGCGCCGACGACGGCGTGGCCCCGGGTGCCCGAGGGCGCGGTCGTGCGCACGCGGCTGCTCGACCGGCTGGACCGGGTCGACCCCGTGGGCGTGCTCCGCGCGGCGCCGGGGCTCGGGCGCACGCTCCTGGCGGCGCACTGGGCGCAGCGGCAGCACGAGCGCGGCCGGGTGGTCGTGTGGGTCGCGGGCACCGGACGCCGTGACCGCCCGCCGCTCACGTGGACCGCGGTGCGCGACGCCCTCGCCGCGGCTCTGCGCCACGCCGGCACCGACGTCCCCGACGACCCCGACCCCGGCCGGCTCGCCGCGGCCGTCGACTCCCGCGACGCACCCGTGGTGCTCGTCGTCGACGACGCCGACGACCTCGCGGCACCCGACGACGTCGACGCGCTGACCCGGCTCGTGACGGCCGCGCACGGCCTGCGCACCCTGCTCGTCACCGGCACCCGGTTCCCGCTGCGCCCGCCCGCCGCCCGGCACCCCGTGGCCGCGGCGCTCGACGACCGGCTCGACGTCACGACCTTCGCGACGCGCGACCTCGCGTTCACCGCCGACGAGCTCCGAGAGGCCGCGGCGTCCTGGGGGCACCCCGTCGACGACCGCATGCTCACGTGCCTGCTCGACCTCGTCGGCGGGTGGCCCGCGCTGGCGCGCACCGTCCTCGACGACACCGGGCCGGACGACGAGGAGCCGGCCACCGCCGCGGTCCGCGCGTTCGTCCGCGACGTGGTGCTCCCCGACGTCACCGACGCGCCCCTGCTCGACTCCGCGATGCTCCTCGCCGTGCCCGTGGACCTCACCGAGCACACCGCGCAGATCGTGCTCGACCTCGCGCGCCGCCACGACCTCTCCCCCGTGCCCGACCCGCTCCTGCCGCTCGAGGCCGTCGGGGTCGTCAACCGCCTGCCGGCCGTCCGCGACACGCCGCAACGCTGGGCCGTGCCCGCCGTGTGGCGCGACGAGCTGCGCGCGCGGCTCGCCGAGAAGCACCCCGCGCTCGTCGTCGACGCGCACCGCGCTCTCGCGCAGGACGCGCTCGCCGCCCACCCGCCCGACGCCCGCCGCGCCGTCGAGCACGCCGCGCTCGCGCAGGACTGGACGCTCCTGGAGAGCGTGTGGCTCGAGTTCGGCACGTACCTGGTGGCCACGGGCGGCGCGCCCGTCGGCGCCTGGTACGCCAAGATCCCCGACCAGGTCGCGGCGTCCTCGAGCATCCTCGCGATGGCACGGTCCGTCGCGCGCCGCGGCGGCATCTCGCAGGACGACGCCGGTGCGCTGGTGCTGCGCCTCATGACGGAGCTCGGCACGCTCGCGCTCGAGGGCGCGTGGCGCAGCCGCAGCCCCCAGGGCCGCTGGACGGCGGCCGCCGCCGCGCTCGTCGCAGCCCGCGCGCGCGGCGACCTGCGGCGCGCGATGACCGTGCTGCGCGACACCGAGGTCGCCGCGGCGCGGGCCGGCAACGGCGGTGCGGCGACCCGGTCCTACTGGTGGTTCCTGGTGCAGGCCGGGCGCACCGCGCTGCTCGACGGCGACGTCGGTGCGGCCGTCGAGCTGCCCGCGCGCGCGTTCGCGCTCGCCGACCCGTACCGCGCGCCCGACATCCTCGCCGCCGCCGCCGCGCACGTCGCGCTCGTGCACGCGCTCGACGGCTCGCTCGTCGAGGCCGACCGCTGGCTGGTGCGGCACGACGAGGTGCTCGACCCCGACTGGAGTCCGCGCGTGCGGGACGGCGCCGCGGACGTCGCGCGCGCCATCGTCGCCACCGACCGCCTCGACCTGCCCGCCCTCGACGACGCGCTCTCGCGCGCCACCGACGTCGCGCCCTCGCCCGACGTGACGTGGCCGTTCCTCGTGCGCGCCCGCGTGCGGCGCGCCGTGCTGTTCGGCGACCCCGAGATCGGGCTCGCGCAGCTCGAGCAGATGGAACGCTCGCACCACGTGTGGCTCTCGCAGCCCGGGCTCGTGCACCGCATCTCGCTGCGCGTGCGCGCCGAGCTGCTGCTCGCGCTCGGCGAGTTCCACCGCGTCGCCGACCTCCTGCAGGAGACCGACCCGACCGGGGTGTGGGGCGACGTGCCGCGCGCCCGCTGGCTGCTGCTCACGGGCGACCCGCAGCGCGCGCTGCGGGCCGCGACCGTCGGCGGACGACGACGCCGTGTCAACCTCGCCGACCGGTTCGACCTGTGGGTGCTCGAGGCGTGGGCCGCGCACGAGGTGGGCCGCACCGAGCAGGCGGTCCACGCGTTCGCGTCCGCGCAGCGGCACGCGCGCGAGCACGGAACGCTGCGCGCGTTCGCGCACCTGCCGGCGTCCGTGCGCGACGACCTCGCCGCCCAGACCGGCCGGCCGTTCGACGACGCGGCCCGCGCACGGTTCGCGACCATCGGCCGCGTCGTGCCCGACCCGGGCACGCTCGTGCCGTTGACGCCCCGCGAGCGCGCCGTCCTGCAGCTGCTCGCGCAGCACGAGACCAACCGGCAGGTCGCCGACGCGCTCACCGTCTCGGTCAACACCGTCCGCAAGCAGGTGCTGAGCATCTACACCAAGCTCGGCGTGCACGACCGCACCGAGGCGCTGCGCCGCGCGCACGAGCTGGGGCTCCTGGGCGCCGGCTGA
- a CDS encoding alpha-N-arabinofuranosidase, with translation MASADHHPTAVIDLDLPGPRISRHVYGHFAEHLGRCIYGGFWVGEDSPVPHVRGIRSDVVEALRALQIPNLRWPGGCFADDYHWRDGIGPRDQRPRMVNSHWGDVVEDNSFGTHEFMDLCELLGADPYVSGNVGSGTVREMSEWIEYLTRADDSPMAALRRENGRDEPWRVPYWGIGNEAWGCGGNLRAEQFASLARQYATYVRDHGDNTVYRIAAGADSDDLHWTEALMRSFDEAELSGERPTPFQALSLHYYTMTGTWSAKGSATQFTTDEWYLALAKAAHMETLLQRHSTVMDRYDPQRRVGLVVDEWGTWWDVEPGTNPGFLYQQNTLRDALVASTHLDAFHRHADRVVMANIAQTVNVLQAMLLTDPDTGALVRTPTYHVFAMSTGHHDADALAVHLRDVPGIATGGTDLPLVSASASTRGDTALVSLSHLDAAETRTLVVDLRGRDVTGVSAQVLTADRVDAHNTPDTLDAVAPRPHDDAVRPHPRGLEVTLPPASFVTLTLDLA, from the coding sequence ATGGCCAGCGCCGACCACCATCCCACCGCCGTCATCGACCTCGACCTGCCCGGTCCGCGCATCTCGCGTCACGTGTACGGGCACTTCGCCGAGCACCTGGGCCGGTGCATCTACGGCGGGTTCTGGGTCGGCGAGGACTCCCCGGTGCCCCACGTGCGGGGCATCCGTTCCGACGTGGTCGAGGCGCTGCGCGCGCTGCAGATCCCGAACCTGCGCTGGCCGGGCGGGTGCTTCGCCGACGACTACCACTGGCGCGACGGCATCGGCCCGCGCGACCAGCGCCCCCGGATGGTCAACTCCCACTGGGGCGACGTCGTCGAGGACAACTCCTTCGGCACGCACGAGTTCATGGACCTGTGCGAGCTGCTCGGCGCCGACCCGTACGTCTCCGGGAACGTCGGGTCCGGCACGGTCCGCGAGATGAGCGAGTGGATCGAGTACCTCACGCGCGCCGACGACTCCCCGATGGCCGCGCTGCGCCGCGAGAACGGCCGCGACGAGCCGTGGCGCGTGCCGTACTGGGGCATCGGCAACGAGGCGTGGGGCTGCGGCGGCAACCTGCGCGCCGAGCAGTTCGCGTCCCTCGCACGGCAGTACGCGACGTACGTGCGCGACCACGGCGACAACACCGTCTACCGCATCGCTGCCGGCGCCGACTCCGACGACCTGCACTGGACCGAGGCGCTCATGCGCTCGTTCGACGAGGCCGAGCTGTCCGGCGAGCGGCCCACGCCGTTCCAGGCGCTGTCGCTGCACTACTACACGATGACCGGCACGTGGTCCGCGAAGGGCTCGGCCACGCAGTTCACGACCGACGAGTGGTACCTCGCGCTCGCGAAGGCCGCGCACATGGAGACGCTCCTGCAGCGGCACTCCACCGTGATGGACCGCTACGACCCGCAGCGGCGCGTCGGGCTCGTCGTCGACGAGTGGGGCACGTGGTGGGACGTCGAGCCCGGCACCAACCCCGGGTTCCTGTACCAGCAGAACACGCTGCGCGACGCGCTCGTCGCGTCCACCCACCTCGACGCGTTCCACCGGCACGCCGACCGCGTGGTCATGGCGAACATCGCCCAGACCGTCAACGTGCTGCAGGCGATGCTGCTGACCGACCCCGACACGGGCGCGCTGGTCCGCACCCCGACGTACCACGTGTTCGCGATGAGCACCGGCCACCACGACGCGGACGCGCTCGCGGTGCACCTGCGGGACGTGCCGGGCATCGCGACCGGTGGCACGGACCTGCCGCTCGTCTCCGCGTCCGCGTCCACGCGCGGCGACACGGCCCTCGTGTCGCTCTCGCACCTGGACGCGGCCGAGACCCGCACGCTCGTCGTCGACCTGCGCGGACGCGACGTCACGGGCGTGTCCGCGCAGGTGCTGACCGCCGACCGCGTCGACGCGCACAACACGCCCGACACGCTCGACGCCGTCGCCCCGCGCCCGCACGACGACGCCGTGCGCCCCCACCCGCGCGGCCTCGAGGTGACCCTGCCGCCCGCGAGCTTCGTGACGCTGACGCTGGACCTCGCCTGA